A window of Acinonyx jubatus isolate Ajub_Pintada_27869175 chromosome B2, VMU_Ajub_asm_v1.0, whole genome shotgun sequence genomic DNA:
TAATTGTTTGGTCTGGCTTTTAAAAGAGTGCATTcgtttaatctttgtttttgtttagggTGGTAAGAGCTTTTATACACATTGCTACTATTGATATTTTTAGTTTAGGTCAACCGTCTCATCTTGCTTTCAATTTGTCCCAtgattttttgtttcccttttctctttctgcgaCCTTCTGCACTAATTGCatgttttaagattccatttaatATACTTTGTTGGCTTTTCAGCccaaattttcttgttttgttttatcagcTTATATGTCATAGTATATATCTAAAGATATATTACCACAATATACTTTAACTGATAATATACAACTTTATATATTGTAAGGGTCTGATAATAGTATACTATCACGCTTAATTTGATCCACcagatttatctattttattactgttttctagtaccattttatatttgtattttatatgttttatatgtttgttttctaatttattactGTACTTTCTGACTTTAtccttattaaattattttaacatttttcaaaaaaaagtttatttgtttattttgagagagagatcgggcagagagagaaggagagacagagaatcccaagcaggctccacactgtcagggtggagcccaacacagggctcgaactcactaactgtaagatcatgacttgaactgaaatcaagagtcacgaggcttaaccaactgagccaaccaggggccctgaattattcttgtattttttagttctattttggagttcttatttttactttttaaattacatttattatttctttttaataagaaatatattttcagctGTCAATTTTCTGTGTACTACAGATTTGGTCCCATCTCATGGCTTTTAATATATAGCATTTGACCGTtcatttataaatacagaaaaaaaattcattttaaattacctTACTTGATCCAAGAgctttttatgaaataattttaaatgtattttcaaatggtTAAGTATTTGTTTAGCTTTTAcattcttactaattttttacTACATTTGCATTTTGGTTAGAAAGTAcgtttttttataaatatttgatatttactttataaatgccatatttatatatatcatttattattcAGGAGTATATAGCTGTATGCTAAAATCCTGATATAATTAccaatgaaatgaaatcataaaaaagtaGAATAGTAAGGAATTAAAGATTGTCCAAATCAACTCTCTCACTGAATCTGCATCTTCAAACATAATAACAGGTACTGCTTGCTAAAAGGAAACAGAGGTAAGCAGGGTTTTTATGGTGGCTTAGAAATGCCATTACCTGTCCAGTGAGGATAGAGAgtatggggaggggggcaggggtgggcaagCTACCTTAGAGGAGAGAACTGTGAAGCAAGAGAGCTCCATAGATCCGAAAGGGTCTCCAATGGAGTCCTGATCGGTGTAAcatctttaaatatctttaaaagagaaGAACTCTTGAAAAGATTGAAAGGAACAATATTCAAGATTCACACAAGATTGAGACTTGTTGCTTTTCCTGATAGCCAAAGTAGAAAATCTCTCTAAAAAGAGTTAAACTTTGACAATGTCCTAGAGGACGAATCAGAGTATAGATCAGAGTGATTAGTGACACTAAGGGGAAATCTGCTGTGggtttttggggaaaaaagaaaaaaataaaaaacaaaaaatcttccCTGAGAAAAATCCtaagaggcaaaccagaagaagGTCCTTTGCTCTTCTCCCTTCTTGGGTGCAGCAAAGACTTGCTTCCTATAGTTATAGCAATTTATGTTGCATTCATGAGTGTGATaagctgaatgtttgtgtcccctgcaaaattcatattttagaatcctaacccccagtgtgatggtaggaggtaggacctttgggaggtgattaggtcatgaaggtagagccctcatgaatgggattagtgcccttataaaaggaaCCGTAGAGTGCCCTCACCTTTTTCTACCAGGACAAGTGTGTATCTCAgaagagggttctcaccagaacTTCACTGTACTGGCACCCtggtctcagacttccagcctttagaactgagaaataaatgtctgttgtttataagccgcCCAGTGTATgcactttgttatagcagcccaaaggGACTAAGAGGAATGAACCAGTTTGAGGATGGTAGAAACATAACATTTCCAAAATACTAATGGGTCATCTGATAGAGTACTCAGAAAGGGTTTGCCTTGGTAGAGGGGCAAAATTAGTCCTTCAGTGAGAGCTGCACTAGTCCCATCTAACAAAACTTGAAAGGATCAACTGCAAAGGATCAACCATTTCTGAGCAACTTATCCACGCCCCACATTACAGTTTAAGTATATTCATGGGAAGACAAAAGTATCCCACATCCAACAACAAGGTAAAACACACAATGTCtggtatcaaaaataaacaaacaaacagccttCCAAAGGTGCAGGAAAATAGATCCAAAAATGTGTTATCTGTAGAGAATCTGGAAATAAGAATAAAGTGGACTAAACATTGTTGCTGTTTATTAGCACATAGGGccagggattcttttttttttttttttaagtttatttattttgaaagagagagaaagcatgagcaggggttggggagaaagagagagagagagagagagagagagagagagagagagagagagaattgcaagcagactccatgctggcagcacagggcctgatgtggggcctgatcccaggagctgtgagatcatgacctgagccaaagtcagactcttaactgactgagccacccaggtgccctgcagtgATTTGAAACAAAGATAGTGAATACATAAATACTTCTTCCCTTCAGGGTGGGCTATTTCCACAGCCCCACTCTTTTGGGATGTCACCGACCACTCACTAAACATTTCATAAAGATACTAAATCTTGGTTATCTTTGTatgtgaactctttttttttttaagtttatcttttatttttgagagagagagagaaagtgcaagttggagaggggcagagagagagggaaagagagagaatcacaagcaggctccacactgtcagcgtggagcctgaggcagagctggaacccatgaaccatgaggtcatgacctgaggtgaagttgggtgcttaaccaagccacctaggcgccccaatcttTGTATATGAACTCTTAATGCAGTACATGCTAACTGACAGATACTTAGCAGCTCTTTGTTGAATGCAAGTGAGTTGGCTTTTCTCCTGTGCTTTTTATGTGGAGGAAGCCTCAATTATTTAAAATCCTTAAGTCGAGAAATTCATGATATTAAGCATAGGCTGAATAATagttaagaaaaattgaaaacctCAGTATTTGACTGACTATAGTTTCTTTACTAATGAGGCATCAGTACAAGGCGGTCATACATAAAGATTATaaatgaggagcgcctgggtggctcagttggttaagtgtctgactcttgatttcagcccagctcatgatctcactgttcttgagatcaagccctacatcgggctctgcgctgacagcaagagctgcttggtattctctctctcctctctcttacctcctcccccacttgcggtctctctctgtccctgtctcaaaataaactttaaaaaaaagatttcaaatgatATCAAATAGATATGATTATtggtaaagataaaaaaaatacactgaactaatataaatttctttgaaataattttataactcTTTAGGAAGTCTAACTTAACATAAATATACTTTTCCATTTCAATAATCTTGACCATAAAAGCTATCATTATTAGGATATCCGTGAGcacagagttttttgttttttgttgttttgtttttccttcaataagaaacaaggaaaccagaacacctgagtggctcagtcaactgagtgtctaactttggctcaggtcatggtctcacagttcttgagttcaagtcccacatagggtttctgctgtcaggacagagcccacttctgatcttctgtttccctgtctctctgtgcctccccgccgccccccccccaaaaataaataaacattaaaaaaaaaaaagaaacaaggaagccATTCACAATATTTGccatagcattttaaatttatttggtgGCTATATTACCATATCATTTGatgttaaaaatttcaagaaaacagtataatattaaaaatgtaattactcCATTTCTTTAAGTTAGTGATCAAACTATAGAATgacttttaataattaatttacaaCTTTTGCActtaaataagttatatttatatgaatgcaAATATAATTACACCCTCAAAGTTTAGCCAAAAGTGTTCAGCCTTTATATTTAGGGGATCTTAATTCTAATGTGGTTGTATGACTTTGGGCATACATATTAACCCCCCTAAGATGCAATTTTCCACTCTGTAGAAGAGATAATAAAACTTCTCTGGCCACAAAACACTGTGATTAAGATGTTATATGTGTAAGAACTCTATacaagttctattttaaaaagaattaacattagttctgtatatattttctaatatgtgacaaaattaaaatagaatgaaatctttgtTCAAGAATACTCGCCTTGGAACttagtattctattttatattagaCATAAAGTTTAGACACACTGAGATAAGTTTAAAGAATAGATATTTATGTGTGAAATTGAGATTTCACTGACTAGTGAATAAGATGAAACTAAATGAACATGACTGATAAAGAATTGTGGCATATCGGCAGGTAGTCAACCTTTTGGTCATTGCCTAATTAGAAAGCATAATCTTCTAAATATGATTTCAAAAATTTCAGCAACACATAATACTACTGTAATTACAGTAAATGTATACATTGCAATGAGAAAAATGGTCTTCTCAAAGTGTTCTGGCACCATGCATTTTATAATAGTAAATTTTTCCCCAAAAGATCCAGCATCACACAAGTAGAGAGGTTTAACTTGGAAACCAAAGAGGTGAATCTGAAGCCAAAATGCTATCACCTCTAGACTAATTCTTAATAAAACAGAGAGGATATAAATCACAGTGTAGACAGGCTTTTGAAGAATGCATTCTTGATTGATGCTTTTACATGCAGCATAAAGATGGAAAATAGCGCCAGGAACCAGGACAATCACTAGTTGTAACGCCCAGAACACCTAAAGTATGTCAGAAATATCTTAGTCAAATCAATCCACATGTTACCAAAAACACCCTAAAGAGACTGTCTCTCAACAGAAGCAAACAAGAATCCTATGTTTCATAAGTCTtgcaagcaataaaaataatataatgaagaTAGTATTATTGAACATGTTTACTTactaagatatttaaaatgttaaacatcttAGTGATTGTGAAAATGTCATATTTTGCTGTCATCATCTACCAGTTATTAATGATAATGAAGTACTTTATTTTAGTAGCTACCCAATTTCCATTTTCTAATTACAGGTCTAGAGTATAATTCTAACATCAATAGATAACAGAATTCTGGAGATGGAAGAAACTCTTGACCAACTCATATTAATTCACCTGAAATATACAGCCAGTTAGAGAAAAAGTAATAATTCTGCAAACAATGCCTGTTAGGACATTCTTCATCTTATTGtgacattattttacatttaaaaagaaaccaattttTATCCAGTGTAGAGTAAGGCTTACATGCCCACAGAAAAACTTACCTGTGGAGTGATTGGCCTGAACTGATTATAACAGAAGaggtttatttcccttttgtctgGATCACAACTGAAGTGCAAAGCCTCATTCCCATAGACCGCAAAGCCTAACACACCAAGGAAGAACATTCTTACTGATCCAAAGAATAGGGTGTGGAATTGACCAATCACAGTTGGAGGCTTCACCTGTTAgtgattttaggagaaaaaaacgTTTTgacaacaaacattaaagaagcaCATGTTAAAGGATGTTTTCttgatcacatttaaaaatatttaatattcatgaaTTTCTGAAGCAAGATAGAACTTTAGACATCATTAAGCCCAATACAAATTCTGTATTATGAGATTGCCCAGCCCTTTTAACTCTGAAAATATGAAATGCAACTATCAGGGACACGTTGCTAATCAAATGtataattttggaaatatttaaacaGCTCTGATTTCAATGAATATCCTTACCCCCCTAATCCTTCTGCAATAAAATCAAGAGAATCTTAGAATATCTGGGACCTCTTTTAGAAAATTAGATAACAAATCTAATATTAAACTCATTGGTATGCATACTATCTTAACAACCAAATGATGTTTATTTAATTGTCATTACAGcttattttctgcttcttcattattgaaTTGAGAGATAGTGAGCTACTTTAAAACACTAATAGCTAAAAGTACTTCCTGAATTATTCAGGATATAGTTTTAAATTCAGCATATTTTGAAGTATATGGTTGATGTTTATATTATTCTCCATATATGTAGATGTTCTCATTCATCAATACTTATGCAAATCAGATTAAAATACAAGACAAGACTCaaacaattatttttgtttgttttttgtttgcgtAATACTTACACATCCTTCATAGAAGTTTTTGATGTAATTTAGAGACATGTCTCAGGAGTTGTTATCCTGACATCCCTGGGGGTTAATTCTTGACCCACATTGCCACTTTGCTTCTGCCAGAATCAAACTCATATTCTCCCACGACTCTTACAGCAGAAAACACTTATCACTGCaaatttctctcccctcctccttttctgtcttttttttttttttttttttcatagatctCTGGGGCCCCAGTCAACTTTCCTATCTCTGtcccaaagcaaaacaaaaacaaagaaaagctgagGGCATGTGTTCAATCTAATAATCCCTTGACTTCCACTGTCAGCATAGCCAGCCAGCCAGACGGTGATGCTAGCAAAGCGAGAGGCCAGCTCAACAAGGGCTCTGAACACTCAGTGCCTCTCAGTTACCTGAGAATTGCCTATTGGTAAATCAGTGGACTCTTAAGCTTAGAGTTTTCTCCAAAATGTCAagtgatttttccccctccccctccatttcGGTGTATCTGAAAAGATAAGCACATAGAAAATATTCCTGATTCTTTCTTGTTTACCTTTACGGAATAGAACTAATTTCTGGGACATTTAAGAAATTGTAACAGATTATGATAGGTGTTACAGCTTCGGATATTACTGATGTGTTGCCATATTTATCTTCTTGTCAAACGCTTACCATGGACATAAAAAAATCTGTGGTTAGATCTCTATTCTAAGTAAAAGATAGTTTCCTACCAACCAAGATAAAACCGGGATCTGGCACAAATCGTGTGAACAatcctgtcttcctttcttttgtccttCAGTAGATACATCGTCTGCTAGGCATTATTATGGGTGCTGAGATCAGCAGAGGCCAAAACAGATAAGGAGATACCTTCCAACTGATATATCTGTATAATATCTTCCACCCACTGATACTTCCCTACAGCCAATGGTGAATCATATCTGCTTCCTTTACCTGCATttctcatctttgttttgtttgtgatcTGCAATCTGTGAGGGCTGTAACTCTAGACAACTGCACTGCTCTCCTCAGCAAGTGAAGAAGCAACTGTATAACACATGCAGTTGTAGCCAATGGGCAAGGGGCAGTGGCCTTGTTAAATCGGTGTTGTAGaggataggggaaaaaaaaaaaaacatggacaaCCTAATGATCCCTCAGAGCTGTTGCATGAGAGCAATTGGTCTATATTCTCATCTTGTTCAGAAAAAGAATTCCAGGTTTGCTGTGTGTCAATTCCTATGAAGAAGCATCcaaaagccaaaacaatctttTGCATGGGATGAATCCTTCTTTGATTTCCACCACGTATAGTAATGAATGTGATCATTTAGACCAACATATGCTAGGGTCAGACAGGTAGAAACCGTCAAAGTCTTCCTGTGTTTTTTCAGAGATGAGCAAAATTGGCTTGGACCTTAATTGTGTGAAATTGCATGTGTAGATGGGAGAAACACAGTATCATTTTCATTGTTGGGATCCATGTGAGGCCAAATAAATAATACTGCTCTTCCCTTTATAGGTTATGATTCAAATGAGTCATAAGGCAAAGGAGTAAAGCAGTTGGAGGCCAGAATAGTGCCCTTATTATACTTATCACCATAAAGATTATGTTGGAGGAGGGACATGGTTTATCTCTTTGGGAAAGTGTGATTCCTAGGCAGACACAGGTGCAGGCTTGGTCAATGCTGTATCATGGCTGCCTTCCCTGCATGaagtgcctccctccctctatgaGATTTATGTATGAGAACAGAGTAGAAGTGCTGATCTCTGTGGACAACTGGCTCCCAAGGGGAAAGTCCCAAGAAATGATGAAAGCCTAGTTTTACCTTCCAAATGTAAGATAAACTCACCAGATAAGACAGTGGCTATAGTGATGCTGGCCTCGTATGCATGGCAATTAGTAGAGCTGTTAATTAAGATGACAACCTGAGCTGCTTTACATGCTAAGACTTGCAGAGTACAaggaacagcaaaaaaaaaaaaaaaaaaaaaaaaaaggcaatcccCAATGTGCAAGCATCATTTAGTCCTCTGCTTGCTTTAGGTTTGCTAATATTACATTAGGCAAAGCCAACTCAGATTTGAGAAATGGCTACTACCGCTTGAAGGATCTGCAGTCATATTGTTTAGTACCAATATCCGTACCAGTTAAGAATTATTTCATAGCAAGGCACTCTCACATTTAATGGCCAAATAGCAAACATTCAGATAGCTCATGGTTTGAGTGGTTATTTCTCctggtctgggtggctcagtgatcTCTGCTGGGTTCTTGCATGCGAATGTGGTCAGGCAACAGGTCAGCTGCTATGTGGATTATCCGGGATGACTTAACTCACATGCCTAGAGGTTGGCAGACTTTGGGGAGAGTGATCAGGGTGACTAAAGCACATGTCTGTTTGTCTTTCTGGAGACTGGACCAGACTTCTGCTTGTGGAGGGCGTTACAGAGTTTCCAAAGCAGAAAGAATTGTAAAGGCCAAAGTGCGAGAGCATTTCAAGCCTCTGCTTGCTTCAGAGGTGCTAATGTCCCACTGGCGAAAGCAAGTCTCACAGCAAACTTGGACTCCAGCTCTCAGCAGGAAGATCTGAAATTACATTCCGATGGCGAAGAATTTGTAGTGATTTTACAATCAAGCCTGAGACTGAAGGGCATTAATTGAGGAAATCTGATATTCAAGAATCATGTCtgtttcaaaatgcattttggaAATCAAGGATTTGTGCTTTCTTCCTAGAAAAGCCTAGAATCAATTAATGAAAACTACAGTTTGGGGCCATGGGTATATGCTGCCCACTGAGCCCTTTCTTCCTGATGTGAAAGGGACGGGAAAAGAACTAgagcagatgggggggggggggggggaactggtCTACAATAAACATCCAGTAACAATGTATTAGCCTATGGAATGGTTTCTATTTGCtattaagtatttaaaacaaatggtCTCCCTGAATTCTTGCAGCTCTGTTCTCTTACAGGTCTATTCTACAGATAGGgcctagagaggttaagtaacttatcccGAGTTACAGTTAGTAAGTGGTAAAACCAGGTAGTGAAAGATAGTGAATGAATTGCCTGTTAACTGGTGGGGCTGCGGGCACATGAGAATATTATTAGGCTGATTACTAGGACCCTGAAACATGAGGAATCAAGGGGAAATAAGTCcagactttcttattttctcccgGGAAGATCTCAGGGGTTATTGGGATACACAGCAGCTGGATGGTGCTCCAGAGCTTGGCCATTATCCCATGCTCCTGGCCTGACCTcaacaggaagaggaaaagccAAGCAGAGAACTAACAAAGTATAACGCGTGCCAGGGGAGCACTTGAGAACCATGAAGGCTTCCACAGAAATTCAGCTAAGTTACTTTCTCATTTGGTGTCCATGTGAAGAGGAGGAACCATGTGGTATCTAAGGCcatgggctctggaatcagaaaaACTATATTTGAACCCTGGTTTCACAATGTGGTTAGATTTGAAATCTCAGGAAAATTATTTACCATCCCTGAATTTCAGTTTCTCCAACTAGGGTTGATGGTAGTATTTACCTCACAGAGTTACTGTATGGGGATTATTAAAGCATTTGGGGAGAATATtcctcctttctttaaaaaatttttaaattttcattcatttttgaaagagagagagaaagagagggagaatgagtgggggaggggcagagagagagaaagaaacacagaatccgaagcagactccaggctccaagctgtcagcacagagcccgatgtggggctccaactcatgaaccgtgagatcattacccgagccgaagtcagatgcttaaccaaatgagccccccaggtgccccaatattcttcctttctttactgAGACCTGaatctattattttctattaatttttcttttttatgcagATTACATAATGTTAACAAATTAATCATCCTTTTTAAGCAAGGAAGAGTCACTGCTTTCTCTAACGTAAAGAATATTTGTGTTGGCCATAAGAACATTTTAGGAAAGAATGAATAACATATGCAAAtcccatatttgtttttttttttaacatttttgttggggtataattgacatataacattatattggtttcaggtgcacaatgtaAGGATTTGATGTTTGTAtacattgaaaaatgtttttttcttctgataagaACTTTCAAGATTTACTCTCTCAGTAACATTGAAATATGCATGTCTATTTCCAATGTCTCTCCTCTATCTCTGTTTAATCTTTTTGGGAGGGAGTGTCTCTTTCTTTAGAACCTCCTAAAATGCCAAGATATGGGCTTCTGCTCAGCAAGACTAGTGAGATTGAACCCTGGCGGAGCTTCAGTAAATGTAATCATTAAAACGTACCTCTGCTCTCCTAGCTCCAAAGGTTTTTTAAATGACCAAGTCACTCCCATCAGTTTCCTAAGTAAATGGTCTAAAATTTGAGGCAGTAGCACTAGCTTGCCTACAGCTTTTCATTGTAGCAG
This region includes:
- the GJE1 gene encoding putative gap junction epsilon-1 protein; its protein translation is MSLNYIKNFYEGCVKPPTVIGQFHTLFFGSVRMFFLGVLGFAVYGNEALHFSCDPDKREINLFCYNQFRPITPQVFWALQLVIVLVPGAIFHLYAACKSINQECILQKPVYTVIYILSVLLRISLEVIAFWLQIHLFGFQVKPLYLCDAGSFGEKFTIIKCMVPEHFEKTIFLIAMYTFTVITVVLCVAEIFEIIFRRLCFLIRQ